One window from the genome of Megalobrama amblycephala isolate DHTTF-2021 linkage group LG4, ASM1881202v1, whole genome shotgun sequence encodes:
- the flrt1a gene encoding leucine-rich repeat transmembrane protein FLRT1, with product MMAPEGIGELRDLLFFLLLCFTLLAELLEMTAASSQGLDGEGDIVCPSVCRCDEDFIYCNDRGLSAIPPLPPSATVLYLQNNHIDNAGLPRSLEHHTTVRVIYLYDNELDDFPMHLPPSLRELHLQDNNIRVLPRTALARLPLLEKLHLDDNSVSTVSIEDQAFADNPRLRLLFLSRNHLSSIPSGLPASLEELRLDDNRISTIPTHAFRGLSSLRRLVLDGNLLANQRIADDTFSRLSNLTELSLVRNSLQTPPLNLPSAHLQRLSLQDNNLIHMPRGSLDGMRRLQRLDLSGNNLTTLPRGLFRDLDNLGQLLVRGNPWHCGCNLRWLHDWLEAKGNTITVRGFICQTPERVRDMALRDLTNQMDECELSAAAGGGVGTGVGVGGNRVSGGAVGAISTTLSPPQGSLFTLRSKRPGLGLPETGLDYTLSSSGVGKNLALNVKPLSHDSIRVTWSVAQTSSSFRLSWLRLGTSSAMGSITETLVRGDRREYLLTSLQPASSYIICMVPLVSNSGSRSNLPGGDTESNEVPVCARTETSDPSQPDDEQGEDESSDQMTSLPLAGIIGGATAIVSLALIIAIFCWYGHRAGHLASRDHYSHSGSRKSKHYDDYIESGTKKDNTILEIRGPGFQMTPMATRQSLQPKPVREDYLIHTIFPSNGTGLYKPSQNITNSGYGTNRGYREGGIPDIDYSYT from the coding sequence ATGATGGCTCCTGAAGGTATAGGGGAGCTTCGAGACTTGCTCTTCTTTCTGCTGCTGTGCTTCACACTGTTGGCTGAGCTATTGGAGATGACTGCAGCTTCTTCACAGGGATTGGATGGTGAAGGTGACATAGTGTGCCCTTCTGTGTGTCGCTGTGATGAGGACTTTATTTACTGCAACGACCGTGGATTGAGCGCAATCCCACCTCTACCACCATCTGCAACTGTCCTTTATCTTCAGAACAATCACATTGACAATGCAGGGCTTCCTAGGTCCTTGGAGCATCACACTACTGTGCGTGTTATATATCTCTATGATAACGAGCTTGATGATTTTCCCATGCATTTGCCACCTTCATTAAGAGAGCTCCACCTGCAGGACAACAACATTAGAGTGTTGCCAAGGACTGCACTTGCTAGACTTCCGCTCCTTGAAAAGTTGCATCTCGACGACAACTCTGTTTCTACAGTGAGTATTGAGGACCAAGCCTTTGCGGACAACCCTCGGTTACGTCTACTCTTCCTTTCCAGAAACCACCTTTCCAGCATTCCATCTGGTCTTCCTGCCTCACTTGAAGAACTCCGTTTAGATGACAACCGAATCTCCACAATTCCCACTCATGCCTTCCGAGGTTTGTCCTCTTTACGCCGCCTGGTCTTGGATGGTAATCTTTTAGCTAATCAACGCATAGCTGACGATACCTTCTCACGCCTGTCAAACTTAACAGAACTCTCCCTGGTCCGTAATTCACTTCAAACACCCCCCCTTAACTTGCCCAGTGCCCATCTGCAGAGACTCTCCCTTCAGGACAATAACCTTATACACATGCCTCGGGGCTCACTTGATGGAATGCGCAGACTACAACGCCTAGATCTTTCTGGAAACAATCTGACTACCCTTCCCAGAGGATTGTTCAGGGACTTGGATAACCTTGGGCAGCTGCTTGTGCGAGGAAACCCATGGCACTGTGGGTGCAACTTGCGCTGGCTGCATGACTGGCTGGAGGCAAAGGGGAACACAATTACTGTGAGAGGCTTTATCTGCCAGACACCAGAGCGAGTCCGAGACATGGCGCTTAGAGATCTCACAAatcagatggatgaatgtgagttatctgctgctgctggtggaGGAGTAGGTACAGGGGTTGGCGTTGGCGGTAACAGGGTGAGTGGAGGAGCGGTGGGAGCCATTTCTACCACTCTTTCTCCCCCTCAAGGGTCCCTGTTCACTCTCAGATCCAAGCGACCAGGCCTGGGTCTTCCAGAAACAGGGTTGGACTACACATTAAGCAGCAGTGGTGTGGGCAAGAACCTAGCCCTGAATGTGAAACCCTTATCCCATGACAGCATCCGTGTTACTTGGAGTGTAGCACAAACATCTTCTTCCTTTCGATTAAGCTGGCTTCGCCTGGGAACTAGCTCTGCCATGGGGTCCATCACAGAAACTTTGGTTAGAGGTGACCGGCGGGAGTACCTTCTCACTTCCCTGCAGCCTGCTTCCAGCTACATCATCTGCATGGTGCCTCTAGTGTCTAACAGTGGTAGCAGAAGCAATTTGCCTGGCGGGGACACAGAATCAAATGAGGTTCCAGTTTGTGCCAGAACAGAGACGTCTGATCCCAGCCAGCCTGATGATGAACAAGGGGAAGATGAGAGCTCTGATCAAATGACTTCTCTTCCACTTGCGGGAATTATTGGAGGTGCAACGGCAATAGTTTCCCTCGCTCTTATTATTGCCATTTTCTGCTGGTATGGGCACCGTGCAGGGCACCTCGCATCACGAGACCATTACAGCCATAGTGGCTCTCGCAAGAGCAAACACTATGATGACTACATTGAGTCAGGCACAAAGAAAGACAATACCATCTTAGAGATCAGAGGTCCTGGATTTCAGATGACACCAATGGCAACAAGGCAGTCTCTTCAACCCAAACCAGTGCGAGAGGATTACCTTATACACACCATCTTCCCCTCGAATGGCACAGGTCTATACAAGCCATCCCAAAACATAACCAACTCTGGCTATGGTACCAACCGTGGCTATAGAGAAGGAGGCATTCCAGATATAGATTACTCTTACACATGA